From Heterodontus francisci isolate sHetFra1 chromosome 9, sHetFra1.hap1, whole genome shotgun sequence, the proteins below share one genomic window:
- the LOC137373914 gene encoding serine/arginine-rich splicing factor 5-like isoform X1 has product MIDGRTPFCDGFYFNCVIEVEVSVLVSNVQAEKCSLFRMSSRVFIGRLSPHATEKNVEKFFKGYGRIKEIDLKNGFGFVEFEDYRDADDAVYEMDGKELCNERVTVEHARARPRGGRGGGRFQGRFNQRWSRGGNGGGGGGRNGPPVRTENRVIVENLSSRVSWQDLKDFMRQAGEVTFADAHRHKLNEGIVEFASYSDLKNALDKLSGTELNGRRIRLIEERKQYRSRSRSRSRTRSSSRSRSRSRSRSRSRGRKSYSRSKSRSRSKSRSRSRSPVPAKEQKGRSPSPSKSPVSVERARSRSRSRSRSPSRSRSPSVESAD; this is encoded by the exons ATGATCGACGGGCGGACTCCATTTTGTGATGGTTTTTATTTTAACTGCGTCATTGAAGTGGAGGTCTCGGTGTTGGTGAGTAATGTTCAGGCGGAGAAG TGTTCATTGTTCAGAATGAGTTCTCGAGTGTTTATCGGTAGACTGAGCCCTCATGCTACAGAGAAAAATGTGGAAAAGTTTTTCAAAGGATATGGACGAATTAAGGAAATTGATTTGAAGAATGGCTTTGGATTTGtg GAGTTTGAAGATTACAGAGATGCAGATGATGCAGTGTATGAGATGGATGGAAAAGAGCTATGCAATGAAAG AGTTACAGTTGAACATGCCAGAGCACGCCCTAGAGGAGGACGTGGAGGGGGGCGATTTCAAGGTCGCTTTAACCAACGTTGGTCTCGTGGTggtaatggaggaggaggaggaggaag AAATGGGCCTCCCGTTCGTACAGAAAACAGAGTGATTGTTGAGAATTTGTCTTCCAGAGTGAGCTGGCAG GACCTGAAAGATTTTATGAGACAAGCTGGGGAAGTAACCTTTGCAGATGCGCACAGACACAAACTCAATGAAGG GATTGTAGAGTTTGCCTCTTATAGTGACCTGAAGAATGCACTTGACAAGCTCTCTGGCACAGAGCTTAATGGAAGGAGGATCCGACTGATTGAAGAGCGCAAACAGTACAG gTCTCGCAGCAGGTCCCGTTCCCGTACTCGCAGTTCTTCCAGATCTCGTAGCCGATCGCGTAGTCGTTCTCGTTCCAGAGGCCGCAAGTCCTACAGTAGGTCAAAGAGTAGGAGTCGCAGTAAATCACGTTCTCGTAGTAGATCGCCTGTTCCTGCTAAAGAGCAGAAAGGCCGCTCCCCTTCACCATCCAAATCACCAGTGTCAGTGGAGCGTGCAAGATCCCGTTCTCGGTCCCGGTCCCGATCGCCTTCCCGATCCCGATCGCCTTCTGTTGAGAGTGCTGACTAA
- the LOC137373914 gene encoding serine/arginine-rich splicing factor 5-like isoform X3, whose translation MFQCSLFRMSSRVFIGRLSPHATEKNVEKFFKGYGRIKEIDLKNGFGFVEFEDYRDADDAVYEMDGKELCNERVTVEHARARPRGGRGGGRFQGRFNQRWSRGGNGGGGGGRNGPPVRTENRVIVENLSSRVSWQDLKDFMRQAGEVTFADAHRHKLNEGIVEFASYSDLKNALDKLSGTELNGRRIRLIEERKQYRSRSRSRSRTRSSSRSRSRSRSRSRSRGRKSYSRSKSRSRSKSRSRSRSPVPAKEQKGRSPSPSKSPVSVERARSRSRSRSRSPSRSRSPSVESAD comes from the exons atgtttcag TGTTCATTGTTCAGAATGAGTTCTCGAGTGTTTATCGGTAGACTGAGCCCTCATGCTACAGAGAAAAATGTGGAAAAGTTTTTCAAAGGATATGGACGAATTAAGGAAATTGATTTGAAGAATGGCTTTGGATTTGtg GAGTTTGAAGATTACAGAGATGCAGATGATGCAGTGTATGAGATGGATGGAAAAGAGCTATGCAATGAAAG AGTTACAGTTGAACATGCCAGAGCACGCCCTAGAGGAGGACGTGGAGGGGGGCGATTTCAAGGTCGCTTTAACCAACGTTGGTCTCGTGGTggtaatggaggaggaggaggaggaag AAATGGGCCTCCCGTTCGTACAGAAAACAGAGTGATTGTTGAGAATTTGTCTTCCAGAGTGAGCTGGCAG GACCTGAAAGATTTTATGAGACAAGCTGGGGAAGTAACCTTTGCAGATGCGCACAGACACAAACTCAATGAAGG GATTGTAGAGTTTGCCTCTTATAGTGACCTGAAGAATGCACTTGACAAGCTCTCTGGCACAGAGCTTAATGGAAGGAGGATCCGACTGATTGAAGAGCGCAAACAGTACAG gTCTCGCAGCAGGTCCCGTTCCCGTACTCGCAGTTCTTCCAGATCTCGTAGCCGATCGCGTAGTCGTTCTCGTTCCAGAGGCCGCAAGTCCTACAGTAGGTCAAAGAGTAGGAGTCGCAGTAAATCACGTTCTCGTAGTAGATCGCCTGTTCCTGCTAAAGAGCAGAAAGGCCGCTCCCCTTCACCATCCAAATCACCAGTGTCAGTGGAGCGTGCAAGATCCCGTTCTCGGTCCCGGTCCCGATCGCCTTCCCGATCCCGATCGCCTTCTGTTGAGAGTGCTGACTAA
- the LOC137373914 gene encoding serine/arginine-rich splicing factor 5-like isoform X2, with product MIDGRTPFCDGFYFNCVIEVEVSVLCSLFRMSSRVFIGRLSPHATEKNVEKFFKGYGRIKEIDLKNGFGFVEFEDYRDADDAVYEMDGKELCNERVTVEHARARPRGGRGGGRFQGRFNQRWSRGGNGGGGGGRNGPPVRTENRVIVENLSSRVSWQDLKDFMRQAGEVTFADAHRHKLNEGIVEFASYSDLKNALDKLSGTELNGRRIRLIEERKQYRSRSRSRSRTRSSSRSRSRSRSRSRSRGRKSYSRSKSRSRSKSRSRSRSPVPAKEQKGRSPSPSKSPVSVERARSRSRSRSRSPSRSRSPSVESAD from the exons ATGATCGACGGGCGGACTCCATTTTGTGATGGTTTTTATTTTAACTGCGTCATTGAAGTGGAGGTCTCGGTGTTG TGTTCATTGTTCAGAATGAGTTCTCGAGTGTTTATCGGTAGACTGAGCCCTCATGCTACAGAGAAAAATGTGGAAAAGTTTTTCAAAGGATATGGACGAATTAAGGAAATTGATTTGAAGAATGGCTTTGGATTTGtg GAGTTTGAAGATTACAGAGATGCAGATGATGCAGTGTATGAGATGGATGGAAAAGAGCTATGCAATGAAAG AGTTACAGTTGAACATGCCAGAGCACGCCCTAGAGGAGGACGTGGAGGGGGGCGATTTCAAGGTCGCTTTAACCAACGTTGGTCTCGTGGTggtaatggaggaggaggaggaggaag AAATGGGCCTCCCGTTCGTACAGAAAACAGAGTGATTGTTGAGAATTTGTCTTCCAGAGTGAGCTGGCAG GACCTGAAAGATTTTATGAGACAAGCTGGGGAAGTAACCTTTGCAGATGCGCACAGACACAAACTCAATGAAGG GATTGTAGAGTTTGCCTCTTATAGTGACCTGAAGAATGCACTTGACAAGCTCTCTGGCACAGAGCTTAATGGAAGGAGGATCCGACTGATTGAAGAGCGCAAACAGTACAG gTCTCGCAGCAGGTCCCGTTCCCGTACTCGCAGTTCTTCCAGATCTCGTAGCCGATCGCGTAGTCGTTCTCGTTCCAGAGGCCGCAAGTCCTACAGTAGGTCAAAGAGTAGGAGTCGCAGTAAATCACGTTCTCGTAGTAGATCGCCTGTTCCTGCTAAAGAGCAGAAAGGCCGCTCCCCTTCACCATCCAAATCACCAGTGTCAGTGGAGCGTGCAAGATCCCGTTCTCGGTCCCGGTCCCGATCGCCTTCCCGATCCCGATCGCCTTCTGTTGAGAGTGCTGACTAA